Proteins found in one Oreochromis niloticus isolate F11D_XX linkage group LG22, O_niloticus_UMD_NMBU, whole genome shotgun sequence genomic segment:
- the parp10 gene encoding poly [ADP-ribose] polymerase 10: MPGERVEERTLEVSEVPEGVDEELLSLYFENKRRSGGGPLVSVVKNGDRATVVFEDAAAAARVLSKGHHVLHNAELSVRKPASKDSCRLLLRGINPNTDTEMIELYVENTMGLEDYNLFASPGRDLILIQFREPLATDFQTLNTQISKRTLDGAQVTVEQVEQPDSILVENLHPGTTPDHVTLYFESSRGGNQDVKEVIVLSESTAKVSFCNYESVDAVLALSHKLEGAELSVKPYFNFLVPVESKTSQEVETSQDTTENSEEVNDIEMQTSPPTAASSSNHPLSEMALEPVAAPPPLPTEVEEVEVEVEEVEEVKEEEAEEVMEDQSDDSDTITCHIALTDPGKHALFQHSTIQKDIKNTNPNVIIQTKDDGVYVEGPDRAQAEQVKQTIMDFLCNIAEAHFTLELEKAQFLARKDVKERLLQAMTQSSSSTLYTVSDSNITVTSLTQDSAKKACSFLKSQVCYFSMPVDQENECMLYCREWSEFLQTLSFCSVKVSERGGNIDVWTLTGMENEKQAAIMQFLTTPIERETVISMEPGMLKYIQIHCHQLLADMDQVSIFPLEAEDNCGLKIHGHVVACQMAEEVLQGVVSSICTRTITVNTPGVARFLGEKECQSILNEMEAKFCVHISPKYVPWKPLPHQDIFEAAWQMMFHKNFQKMSTQELKSASMQIDASNGGLLEEAKKIVSAIDERLVQGVPTSDQQENMDNVDLYTASDDPSSLMDQDSDVTDADSAQNTASGLFFNNGALGHSSNLEEEAQLSLAIQYSMESSHWTPEDEEEQLQKALELSRNMSQKESSSNGADKTPQVHQPKKANINIPLKDAIEAANTIQLFVFAGYNCDLIRVDIAFGKKVSQRQVEEKIEHRNLRNMSEYYKTCLDVIKRKHAVEVQIQGTIITVSGFKDFVMGAVYDVKLLLEKISNSVPEREILNTVQWLRHDPISSVTAPYSPEATVFIENAFRKKLKKVDVLLDNQPHTINF; the protein is encoded by the exons ATGCCTGGTGAAAGAGTGGAGGAGAGGACGTTGGAGGTGTCGGAGGTGCCTGAAGGAGTAGATGAGGAGCTTTTGTCTTTGTATTTTGAGAACAAGCGGCGCTCTGGTGGAGGTCCACTTGTATCTGTGGTGAAGAACGGCGACCGCGCTACAGTCGTGTTTGAAGATGCAGCAG CTGCAGCCCGAGTGCTGTCTAAAGGGCACCACGTTCTGCATAATGCTGAGCTGAGTGTGAGAAAGCCTGCCTCAAAGGACTCATGCAGACTCCTGCTGCGGGGGATCAACCCCAACACTGATACAGAGATGATAGAGCTCTACGTGGAGAACACAATGGGACTGGAAGACTACAACCTGTTTGCCTCACCGGGGAGAGATTTGATCCTCATTCAATTCCGCGAACCGCTCGCAACAG ATTTCCAAACACTTAACACACAAATCTCTAAGAGGACACTTGATGGGGCTCAAGTAACCGTGGAACAGGTTGAACAACCCGACTCAATCTTAGTGGAGAATTTGCACCCTGGAACCACTCCGGACCATGTCACTTTGTACTTTGAGAGCAGTCGTGGCGGGAACCAGGACGTGAAGGAGGTCATCGTCCTGTCAGAGAGTACAGCAAAGGTGTCCTTCTGTAACTATGAAT CTGTGGATGCTGTCCTGGCTCTCTCACACAAACTTGAGGGTGCTGAGCTCTCAGTGAAGCCCTACTTCAATTTTCTTGTACCTGTAGAAAGTAAAACATCGCAAGAAGTTGAGACAAGCCAAGACACAACTGAGAACTCTGAGGAGGTGAATGATATTGAGATGCAGACGAGTCCTCCCACGGCAGCCAGTTCCAGCAATCACCCCCTGAGTGAAATGGCTTTGGAGCCCGTTGCTGCTCCACCTCCTCTACCAACAGAGgtagaggaggtggaggtggaggtagaggaggtggaggaggtgaaAGAAGAGGAGGCAGAGGAAGTCATGGAGGATCAAAGTGATGATTCAGATACAATAACATGTCATATTGCTCTCACAGACCCAGGGAAACATGCTTTGTTTCAGCATAGTACCATTCAAAAGGACATCAAGAACACTAACCCAAATGTTATTATCCAAACTAAAGACGATGGTGTTTACGTTGAAGGACCTGATAGAGCACAGGCAGAGCAGGTTAAACAAACCATCATGGACTTTCTCTGTAACATAGCAGAGGCTCATTTCACCCTTGAGCTGGAAAAGGCTCAATTTCTTGCCAGAAAAGATGTAAAGGAACGGCTTCTGCAAGCCATGACACAAAGTAGCTCCTCTACTCTGTACACCGTATCAGACTCTAATATTACCGTAACGTCTCTAACCCAGGACTCGGCCAAAAAGGCGTGCAGCTTTTTAAAATCCCAAGTGTGTTACTTCAGCATGCCGGTGGACCaggaaaatgagtgcatgctgtATTGCAGAGAGTGGTCAGAGTTCCTGCAGACTCTGAGTTTCTGCTCGGTAAAGGTGTCAGAACGAGGAGGAAATATTGATGTTTGGACTCTGACGGGGATGGAGAATGAGAAGCAGGCCGCCATCATGCAGTTTCTGACTACACCCATTGAAAGGGAGACGGTCATCTCTATGGAGCCGGGCATGCTGAAGTACATTCAGATCCACTGTCATCAGCTCTTGGCTGACATGGACCAAGTGTCTATTTTTCCACTAGAGGCCGAGGATAATTGTGGGTTAAAG ATCCACGGGCACGTTGTTGCTTGCCAAATGGCAGAGGAGGTGCTGCAAGGTGTAGTTTCTTCAATCTGCACCAGAACCATCACAGTAAACACTCCAGGAGTGGCCCGGTTTTTAGGTGAAAAGGAGTGTCAGAGCATTCTGAATGAGATGGAGGCAAAGTTTTGTGTCCACATCAGCCCCAAATATGTGCCCTGGAAGCCCCTGCCACACCAG GACATCTTTGAAGCTGCGTGGCAGATGATGTTTCACAAAAACTTCCAGAAAATGTCTACGCAGGAGTTGAAGTCAGCTTCAATGCAAATTGATGCTTCAAATGGAG GTCTTTTAGAGGAGGCGAAGAAAATCGTCTCGGCTATCGATGAGAGACTGGTGCAAGGTGTGCCCACTTCAGACCAGCAGGAAAACATGGATAACGTAGACCTGTACACGGCGTCAGATGACCCAAGCAGTCTGATGGACCAGGACTCTGATGTGACAGATGCTGACTCAGCTCAGAACACTGCAAGCGGCTTATTCTTCAATAATGGAGCTCTGGGCCATTCTAGCAATCTGGAGGAAGAGGCCCAGCTGTCTTTAGCTATCCAGTACTCCATGGAGTCGAGCCACTGGACCCCGGAGGACGAAGAGGAGCAGCTGCAGAAAGCCCTGGAGTTGTCCAGGAATATGAGCCAAAAAGAAAGCTCTTCTAATGGGGCTGATAAGACACCCCAGGTGCACCAGCCAAAGAAGGCTAATATTAATATTCCCCTGAAAGATGCAATTGAAGCAGCCAACACCATCCAGTTATTTGTGTTTGCAGGCTATAACTGTGACTTGATTCGGGTGGACATAGCCTTTGGTAAGAAGGTGAGCCAGAGACAGGTTGAGGAGAAAATAGAGCACAGGAACTTGAGGAATATGTCCGAGTACTACAAGACATGTCTGGACGTTATCAAGAGGAAACATGCAGTTGAGGTCCAGATTCAGGGGACCATAATCACCGTATCTGGTTTCAAAGACTTTGTGATGGGAGCTGTTTATGATGTTAAACTGCTTCTGGAGAAAATCTCCAATTCTGTACCAGAGCGGGAAATCCTGAATACTGTGCAGTGGTTGCGGCACGACCCGATCTCCTCTGTCACTGCTCCTTATTCTCCCGAAGCCACAGTGTTCATTGAGAATGCCTTTaggaagaagctgaagaaggttGACGTCTTGCTAGACAATCAGCCGCACACAATCAACTTTTGA